Within the candidate division WOR-3 bacterium genome, the region GTAGGAGTGCGCAAGTCATACCAGATTATTGCTCCGCCTGAATCATAACATGTAATTGATGGATATAACTGCGGCGAATGACCCGGATAATCTTCACTATTCACCTGAAAATCAGGGATAATAGTTTGAGCGAGTAAAAATAGTGCGACTACCATACTTCTCTCTTTCTAAATCTTACATAAAAATTTTTAGGTGTCAATGAGTAAGTCGTTTTTTATATCCATATTGACTTTATTATTTTTTTTTATAAAATTAAATTATGCGGCTGGTAAATAATCGGGAAATGCAAGAGATAGATAAATGGGCGCAGGAATTTTTAAAAATCCCGGGCACAGTTTTAATGGAAAATGCGGGTAGAGGAAGCGTGGAGGTGCTGAGAGAATATTTTGAACTTGAAGGCTTGAATGTCTTGGTCGTCTGTGGCAAGGGGAATAATGGTGGTGATGGCTTTGTTATTGCCCGTCATTTAAAAAATCATGGTAGTAGTGTTCGGATTGTCTTGCTCGGCAGGGGGGATGAGCTCAAAGGCGATGCCCTGCTGAATTATCAGATAGCCAGAAAGGCAAAATTTGAGATTATTGAAATTAACTCAGTACAAAAATTGAGAAAGGTTTTTCAGAACTACAAATATGATTGTATTATTGATGCAATCTTTGGAACTGGGTTTAAAGGAAAACCTGAAGGAATTTTTCTTGAGGCGATAAGACTGATTAATAATAGTGATGCCTTTGTCTTTTCAGTGGATATCCCTTCGGGAATCAACGGCGATACCGGAAGATTTGAAGAGTCCTGCGTCATTGCTGATGCCACAGCGGTGATGTGTTTGCCTAAACGGGGAAATATTCTTTATCCAGGTAGGGCATTTTGTGGAGATCTTTATCTGGTTGATATCGGTGTGCCCTATGAATTGATTGATAATGGATTCCCGCAGATTGTGGAGTTTGATGATATCCATGACATTCTCCCTTTCCGAGACCCTGCCGGCAACAAGGGGACATTCGGGCAGGTTTTGATAATTGCCGGTGCCAGGGGATTTTCGGGTGCAGCGGCGATGGCATCGATATCCTGTTTGCGAATGGGTGCGGGTTTAGTCCGACTTGCAGCACCTGAAGGGATTATGGATAGCCTTGAGGCAAAATTACTTGAAGTGGTAAAAGTTCCACTCAAGCAAACCAACGAAGAGACCATAAGTATAAAGGCAATAGATACAATTGTTTCTTTGCTGGATAAGACCGATGTGGTGATAATCGGTCCGGGATTAACAACCAATAAAGAAACTGCTGAGTTTGTTACAAATTTATTACCACAATTAAAGATTCCAACTATCATCGATGCTGATGCACTCAATATCATCAGTCAGGATGTGAAGATATTTAAGAAAATTAAAACCGATTTTATTCTAACACCCCATCCTGGAGAATTATCGAGATTGACTGGATTACCGATTCCAAGAATCAATGAAGAAAGAATTGATCTGGCATTGAAATGTGCGAAAGAATTTGGGGGGATCTTGATTCTTAAAGGTGCACCGACAGTGATTGCTTCACCAGATGGTGAATTGTATGTAAATCCTACCGGAAACTCGGGCATGGCAACAGCAGGAAGCGGTGATGTTTTGGTCGGAATGATCGGGGGACTTGTTGCCCAAAATCTGAGTCTTCTTTCAGCTGCAATCGGGGGAGCGTTTTTGCATGGTCTGGCCGGAGACCTCTATGTGGAAGAACATGATGAATACTCCCTGATTGCTGGTGATTTAATTGATTACATTCCTAAGTGCCTGAATTATGTCTTAAATCGGGAATATGAAAAAGATGAAATGTGATGATTAGGAAAAAAATCATTGCCGTTCTTGCACTAACATCTATTCTTGGTGCGTTGGAAATATATCCCCAAAATATATTTTTGGACCGTTATGAACTAATTCCGCCTTTGGGAAAAATAAAATCTATTGCTACTTCTATAGACAAAGTATTTGCCGTTAGTGATAACTATCTTTTAATTTTTGATAAGAAATCCCTGGAGTTATTAAGAACTACTTACTTCAAGAAGGAAATTTCGTTAGTGGGCTACGACCCATTTGCTGATGAACTCTGGATTTCGGGTGTTTATTCAATCATTCGGTACAATTTCCATCTGGGCACTGTCAGGGAATATGGTTTTCCCGGGGTAATAAACGGCATAGGTTTTGATCAGCAGAGGGTCTATATTTCTTCACAGAAAAAATATGCCATGGATCGGATAAATGGAAATTTAGAAGTGGTGCCGCAGTTTCCTGAAAATGTTATCTGGTATAAAAATTTTGAGAAAAAACAATTGAATGAATATATATTCCTGACGCCGTATTTCTATCAAGATAGTCTAATGCAAACCAATAATCCTTTTCATCGTTATGAGATTACTGCACTCTATGACGAGGGTCAGGAGCTTTATGTGGGAACAGACCAATACGGGATTTTGCGTTACAATAAAATTACTATGTTCAGAGAGCGGATTATTTATGGACCGCTTGTCACTCGGGGGGTAAAATTAAAAAAGATTGCGACTGATTATTTTTTCATCTCGTCAGCGGGCATTTCTTTGTTGAAATCAGAGGATATCAAAAACTGGTATTATTTCCGGCTCTCGGGGGACCCCAGTGATTTTCTTTATATTAACGGGGATTATATCGTTTCCTTTGGTAATCAGATCGCAAGCATTAGGGGCGCAATGACTACGCCGATTGCTTACTTTAAAAATAAGATCATAACAATCAATTTTGATGGAATGAATATTTATGTAGGAACAAACAATGGCATGTTCAAAATTTTAAGAGACACTAACGAGCCTCTGGATTTCGGTCCTAACCGCTATCCGGTGTATGTGATTTATCCAATGGATGACCAGATATTAGTCGGAGGTGAACATGCTACATATCAATATGACCGCCAACAAAACCGGTGGTTTCAGATAATGCCTTGGGGGACAAGGGATATTTGCAAGTTAAAATCCAGTCTCTATTTTCTTACTCACGAGAATCAATTGATAAAGTATCCGCTCTTTGCTGATTCAAGTGCAAAAGAAGGCGATACAGTTCCTAGTATTCTTCCTTATTTTAATATCTACGATGTTGATACAGATGGTGAAGTTCTCTATTGTGCTACTGGCTCAGGTATAAATTATTTTGAACCCCTATCAGCAAATTATAATCCAATATATAATTTACCCCGAATCAAGTATAACCATGTAGCAGTCGTAGATGAGTACATTATCGCTGTCTCGGACGAGAATATCTATCGTCTTGCCAGAAAATACCGCGATTGAGGTGTTTCTGAAAGAAAAACAAGCATCATTTATTGAACATCTGGAAGAATTAAGAAAAAGGATATTAATCTCAGTCGGATTTGTTTTATTTTTTTCGCTAATCAGTTTTTTCTTCGCTCGTAAAATTCTGCACTTTATAATCAATTGGACAAATATTGAGACTGCTTATTTCTTTTCACCAACTGAGGCATTTATAGTTAATATCAAGGTTGCGATATTTGCTGGTGTTTTTTTCGCATTTCCGATCATCCTCTATCAGATATGGGCATTTATTGGTCCGGGTTTGACAAGAAGGGAACAGCAGGTTTCATTGCCCTTTCTGATTTCCGGTATAACATTGTTTTTAATAGGACTTGCCTTCGCATATTTTATTTTGATTCCACTGGGCTTAAAGTTTTTCTTTTCTTTTGGCACAGAGAATATTAAGCCGATAATGAATATCAATAAAATCCTTGAATTTATCTTCTGGTGTGCTATTGGTAGCGGTTTTTTATTTCAATTACCTCTGATTATTTTCTTTTTGATTAAACTCGGTATTATGGATGCACGAACAATAACCCAACACCGAGCAGAATTCATCGTCGGAGTCCTCATAATTGCGGCAATAATAACACCAACCGGCGATATGTTTACGCTGTTACTGATATCCCTTCCTTTGATACTACTGATTGAAATAGGAATTCTACTGGCTAAGATAACCGGTGCAAAGAAATAACGCGCACTGGGAGACAAATTTTTTCTAATAGACTTTCTCATTAAAGAAAGGGCAGAAAAAGCAAAGGCGGTAAAAATTGTAAGACAAAAATGCGTGCCCACGAAGATTTTACTAATAGGATTTGATTGCTGGTGTTGGATAGAACCCGGAAGAGAAATTAGCTGGTAACCGTTTTAACAATTGCTTGACGAAAATGATTTTTTTCAGTATACTTATAAGAGGCATTGTGGGGTACTATTATTTAACTTTAATTTTATTATTTGTCCATTCTTCGTTCGACACTTACGATTCGATATTTACTAATGTGGATGTGATTGATGCCGATGAAATTAAGAATCTACCAGTAAGTAATCTTGAGGAGCTTTTGACCCTTATTGCGGGTTTGAACCGAGATTACAAAACCTTCCATCTGCGTGGAAGCATTGGTGAGAGCGAAATTGCTTATTATCTTGATGGTGTTCCCTTTGCCGAACCTGAATATATAAATTTAAATGCGATTGAAAAGATTGCAATCCAGAAATCGGGGTTTTCTGCTGAATATGGTGCTGGGTTTGGTGGGATTATACATATTAAGACGAAGAAATTAAAGAAAAAGTCAATGAATGTAGAATATTTGACGGATGATTTGTTCCCTGTTGAAAAGTTGAACTTTGGATACAACCAATATGGCATAAATGGTCAGGGTAAGATAAAAGACGACATATCTTATTTC harbors:
- a CDS encoding NAD(P)H-hydrate dehydratase, giving the protein MRLVNNREMQEIDKWAQEFLKIPGTVLMENAGRGSVEVLREYFELEGLNVLVVCGKGNNGGDGFVIARHLKNHGSSVRIVLLGRGDELKGDALLNYQIARKAKFEIIEINSVQKLRKVFQNYKYDCIIDAIFGTGFKGKPEGIFLEAIRLINNSDAFVFSVDIPSGINGDTGRFEESCVIADATAVMCLPKRGNILYPGRAFCGDLYLVDIGVPYELIDNGFPQIVEFDDIHDILPFRDPAGNKGTFGQVLIIAGARGFSGAAAMASISCLRMGAGLVRLAAPEGIMDSLEAKLLEVVKVPLKQTNEETISIKAIDTIVSLLDKTDVVIIGPGLTTNKETAEFVTNLLPQLKIPTIIDADALNIISQDVKIFKKIKTDFILTPHPGELSRLTGLPIPRINEERIDLALKCAKEFGGILILKGAPTVIASPDGELYVNPTGNSGMATAGSGDVLVGMIGGLVAQNLSLLSAAIGGAFLHGLAGDLYVEEHDEYSLIAGDLIDYIPKCLNYVLNREYEKDEM
- the tatC gene encoding twin-arginine translocase subunit TatC codes for the protein MSTLSLSRTRISIVLPENTAIEVFLKEKQASFIEHLEELRKRILISVGFVLFFSLISFFFARKILHFIINWTNIETAYFFSPTEAFIVNIKVAIFAGVFFAFPIILYQIWAFIGPGLTRREQQVSLPFLISGITLFLIGLAFAYFILIPLGLKFFFSFGTENIKPIMNINKILEFIFWCAIGSGFLFQLPLIIFFLIKLGIMDARTITQHRAEFIVGVLIIAAIITPTGDMFTLLLISLPLILLIEIGILLAKITGAKK